The proteins below come from a single uncultured Dethiosulfovibrio sp. genomic window:
- the feoB gene encoding ferrous iron transport protein B, with protein MAIVALAGNPNSGKTTLFNALTGARQHVGNYPGITVDRKKGTYVKKGLSLEIEDLPGIYSLSAYSSEEVVAREFLTTQSPDGVVNVVDGSNLERNLYLTVQLLEMGLPMCIAINMMDVAETRGMDIDHKGLSRLIGVPVVPVVARKSQGIDDLMEVASGLSQSTQPPFRISYGSDLDQALDVMTSIIERDPSLSEAARPRWSALKYLEGDQVIKDSIAKESPKTDQELSSIALELERHLRTTLDTYPEAMIADQRYGYIKSILRQGVLVYRKDRDAPTLSDKLDKFLTNRFLGPIAMAAVLAGLYYFTFTYSEVPVGWFENFFGWLGDVTDANMADGLLKSMVKSGVVDGVGGVMGFVPLIFFMFLGISFLEDTGYLARVAFMLDRVFRSFGLHGSSVMPLIVSGGIAGGCAVPGVMAARTIKSPKERIATLLTAPFMNCGAKLPVFALLVGVFFSDRQASMMLLITAVSWIGALLAAKLLRSTVLRGETTPFVMELPPYRLPTFQGLMIHTWERTWQYIKKAGTVILGISIILWALMTFPELGEDDGARFQGMRDSITSQVSPELLSELESEGEELSPEAEELAGKLLEIDGQEAQLALRNSYAGRVGTALEGITSFAGFDWRDNIALVGGFAAKEVVVSTLGTAYSLGEVDPEESEGLAQTLANSPDWSPIKALALIVFTMFYAPCFVTVVCIVRETGTWKWGLFSMMFNTFLAYGLAVAVYQGGMFIQRIGG; from the coding sequence ATGGCTATCGTAGCGTTGGCGGGAAACCCTAACTCCGGGAAGACGACCCTCTTCAACGCCCTGACAGGGGCCAGACAGCACGTAGGAAACTACCCAGGCATAACGGTGGACAGGAAAAAAGGCACCTACGTCAAAAAAGGCCTATCACTGGAGATAGAGGACCTCCCAGGTATATACTCCCTCTCTGCCTACTCCTCCGAGGAGGTCGTGGCCAGAGAGTTCCTCACTACCCAATCCCCCGATGGGGTAGTGAACGTGGTGGACGGCTCCAACCTGGAGAGGAACCTATACCTCACCGTCCAGCTTCTGGAGATGGGCCTTCCTATGTGCATAGCCATAAACATGATGGACGTAGCTGAGACCAGAGGCATGGATATAGACCACAAGGGCCTCTCAAGGTTGATCGGCGTTCCGGTAGTGCCGGTTGTCGCCAGAAAGAGCCAGGGGATAGACGATCTTATGGAGGTAGCATCCGGTCTGTCCCAATCAACTCAGCCACCTTTCAGGATATCCTACGGCTCGGACCTGGACCAGGCTCTGGACGTAATGACCTCCATAATAGAGAGGGATCCCTCTTTGAGCGAGGCGGCTCGCCCTAGATGGTCCGCCTTAAAGTACCTGGAGGGAGATCAGGTGATCAAAGACTCGATCGCCAAAGAGTCCCCTAAAACCGATCAGGAGCTTTCATCTATAGCCCTTGAGCTAGAGCGTCACTTAAGGACCACCTTAGACACCTACCCTGAGGCTATGATAGCCGATCAGAGATACGGCTACATCAAGTCGATCCTGAGACAGGGGGTGCTGGTGTACCGAAAGGACAGGGACGCACCGACTCTGTCGGATAAGCTGGATAAATTCCTCACAAACCGCTTTCTAGGCCCTATAGCCATGGCGGCGGTCCTGGCGGGGCTGTACTATTTCACCTTTACCTACAGCGAGGTCCCGGTGGGGTGGTTCGAGAACTTCTTCGGATGGCTAGGGGACGTGACCGACGCCAATATGGCCGACGGTCTCCTCAAGTCGATGGTTAAATCAGGGGTAGTCGACGGAGTGGGAGGTGTTATGGGCTTCGTACCGCTTATCTTTTTCATGTTCTTAGGGATATCCTTCCTGGAGGATACAGGATATCTGGCGAGGGTCGCCTTTATGCTGGATCGGGTATTTAGGTCTTTCGGTCTCCATGGCAGCTCGGTGATGCCTCTGATAGTATCAGGAGGCATAGCGGGAGGATGTGCCGTCCCAGGGGTAATGGCCGCTAGGACGATAAAGTCCCCAAAAGAGCGGATCGCCACCTTGCTTACCGCACCCTTCATGAACTGCGGCGCAAAGCTACCGGTGTTTGCCCTGCTGGTCGGTGTTTTCTTCTCCGACAGACAGGCATCTATGATGCTCCTCATAACCGCAGTTTCCTGGATAGGGGCCCTTCTAGCGGCCAAACTGCTTAGATCCACGGTCCTGAGAGGCGAAACTACCCCCTTCGTAATGGAACTGCCTCCCTACAGGCTTCCTACCTTTCAGGGGCTTATGATACACACCTGGGAGAGGACCTGGCAGTACATAAAAAAGGCGGGAACGGTCATTCTCGGTATATCGATAATCCTTTGGGCTCTCATGACCTTCCCGGAGCTAGGGGAGGATGATGGGGCGCGGTTCCAGGGAATGAGGGATTCCATAACGTCCCAGGTATCGCCGGAGCTGTTGTCGGAACTTGAGTCGGAAGGGGAGGAACTTTCGCCGGAAGCTGAAGAACTGGCGGGTAAACTTCTTGAGATAGATGGACAGGAAGCTCAGTTGGCCCTTAGAAATTCCTACGCCGGTAGGGTGGGAACAGCCTTAGAGGGAATAACCTCTTTTGCCGGATTTGACTGGAGGGACAACATCGCCTTGGTAGGTGGCTTCGCCGCCAAAGAGGTGGTGGTCTCGACTCTGGGAACCGCCTACTCTCTGGGAGAGGTCGACCCAGAGGAGAGCGAGGGGCTAGCTCAGACCTTGGCCAACTCGCCGGACTGGTCGCCTATAAAAGCGCTGGCTCTCATAGTGTTTACCATGTTCTACGCTCCTTGTTTCGTCACCGTAGTGTGTATCGTAAGGGAGACAGGAACGTGGAAATGGGGTCTATTCTCCATGATGTTCAACACCTTCTTGGCCTATGGCCTAGCGGTAGCGGTGTATCAGGGAGGCATGTTTATTCAGAGGATAGGAGGCTAA
- a CDS encoding peroxiredoxin, giving the protein MEDRIPLIGEPMPELKVQTTRGMKDLPGDYAGKWFVLFSHPADFTPVCTTEFVAFQKRYDKFKEMDCELIGMSIDQVFAHIKWEEWIGEKLGVEIQFPIIADDGSVAKKLGMIHPGKGSNTVRAVFIVDPKGIVRAMLYYPQELGRNMDEVLRMVEAMRISDSQGVAMPANWPNNELIGDSVIIPPASDVETAKKRTSEYDNYDWWFCHKKLEKKACCGCDGGEDCCC; this is encoded by the coding sequence ATGGAAGACAGGATACCTCTCATAGGAGAACCTATGCCGGAGCTCAAGGTACAAACCACGAGGGGAATGAAGGACCTCCCTGGAGACTATGCGGGAAAGTGGTTTGTCCTGTTCAGCCACCCAGCGGATTTTACGCCGGTATGCACCACCGAGTTCGTCGCCTTCCAGAAACGCTACGACAAATTCAAAGAGATGGACTGCGAGCTTATCGGCATGAGCATCGATCAGGTATTCGCCCACATCAAGTGGGAGGAGTGGATCGGAGAGAAGCTAGGAGTAGAGATCCAATTCCCAATAATCGCCGACGATGGATCGGTGGCGAAAAAGTTGGGTATGATCCATCCCGGAAAAGGCTCTAACACCGTGAGGGCGGTTTTCATAGTCGACCCCAAAGGAATAGTCAGGGCAATGCTTTACTATCCTCAGGAGCTAGGCAGAAACATGGACGAAGTGCTCCGAATGGTGGAGGCAATGAGGATCAGCGACTCTCAGGGTGTGGCGATGCCCGCCAACTGGCCCAACAATGAGCTCATAGGGGACTCGGTCATAATCCCCCCTGCATCGGATGTCGAGACAGCCAAGAAGAGAACCAGCGAATACGACAACTACGACTGGTGGTTCTGCCATAAAAAACTGGAGAAAAAGGCCTGTTGCGGTTGTGATGGCGGAGAGGATTGTTGCTGCTAA
- a CDS encoding patatin-like phospholipase family protein gives MDGGLREAISQGRSIGLALGGGAARGCAHVGVLRAFQEKGITLSCVAGTSIGAMIGAVYASGGLDHLEALLLELDPLHLLAYFDVVFPHSGLVDGRKVTELLRDILGERSFKDLSMPFAAVATDIRDGREVVMSSGDVIDAVRASIAVPGVFTPFMSGEAILVDGGLVNPVPVNVARSLGADFVVAVDLNRYVVESKQDVRGERPLPYRKGQDISLGNRILEEIRALVEDGSRSRPKPPNIVDVIVTSINIMETSITQSRLKTDPPDILLAPKLGNVRFMEFFKAKEAMEAGYRAAMESL, from the coding sequence TTGGACGGCGGACTGCGTGAGGCCATCTCCCAGGGTCGGTCCATAGGTCTTGCCTTAGGTGGCGGTGCGGCCAGAGGGTGCGCCCATGTAGGTGTCCTAAGGGCGTTTCAGGAAAAAGGTATTACCCTTTCCTGCGTGGCGGGAACCAGCATAGGAGCCATGATCGGCGCGGTATACGCCTCCGGTGGGTTGGACCACCTGGAGGCGTTGTTGCTTGAGCTCGATCCTCTCCACCTTCTGGCCTACTTCGACGTGGTATTCCCCCACTCCGGTCTGGTGGACGGCAGAAAGGTCACCGAGCTCCTGAGGGATATCCTTGGAGAACGGAGCTTTAAAGACCTGTCGATGCCTTTCGCCGCCGTGGCTACGGACATAAGGGACGGCCGAGAGGTTGTCATGTCTTCCGGTGACGTTATAGACGCCGTAAGGGCCAGCATCGCCGTTCCTGGGGTTTTCACCCCTTTCATGTCAGGGGAGGCTATCCTTGTCGACGGGGGGCTTGTCAATCCGGTGCCTGTCAACGTGGCTAGGTCCCTAGGGGCCGACTTCGTCGTAGCGGTGGACCTGAACCGCTACGTGGTGGAGAGCAAGCAGGACGTCAGAGGCGAACGCCCCCTTCCCTATCGCAAAGGACAGGATATTTCCTTGGGCAATCGTATCCTGGAGGAGATAAGGGCCCTGGTGGAGGATGGAAGCAGGTCTAGGCCAAAACCGCCGAACATAGTTGACGTCATAGTTACGTCCATAAATATCATGGAGACCTCTATAACCCAGAGCAGGCTGAAGACCGATCCCCCCGATATCCTCCTGGCCCCCAAGCTCGGAAACGTCCGGTTTATGGAGTTTTTCAAGGCCAAAGAGGCCATGGAGGCGGGGTACAGGGCGGCTATGGAGTCGCTTTAG
- a CDS encoding FeoB-associated Cys-rich membrane protein, with translation MEKAIVAAVVIVAGIILLNRIRSIAKGGGCGCGCSSCPSASRCTPPEEYHRG, from the coding sequence ATGGAAAAGGCGATAGTAGCGGCAGTCGTGATAGTAGCAGGGATCATTCTATTAAACAGAATCAGGTCCATAGCGAAAGGCGGAGGCTGTGGATGCGGATGCTCCAGCTGTCCATCGGCGTCTAGATGCACCCCTCCAGAGGAATACCACAGGGGTTGA
- a CDS encoding DMT family transporter → MNKKANIIMFLAILATSTGSIFAKAADAPALVTAAYRLGLASIILVPWAMLHHREDIKGLTSKDWIYTVVSGGALAIHFASWISALQYISIASCVVLVNTSPLWVALAAPFITGDRIDKKTAMAISLAVVGAVIIGWGDFSTGSDAWKGDGLALLGAISLTVYLLLGRKVRAKVSLMPYVAVCYGSAAAFLWIALVLSSLPVSGYSWHTWGAFWGMALIPQILGHSAYNWALRWVNPAVVAVMLLGEPIGSSLMAWAFFHEVPGPAIVLGGCFILIGIYMTQRAKVSPVPAKATP, encoded by the coding sequence TTGAATAAAAAGGCAAACATCATAATGTTCCTGGCCATACTGGCGACCTCAACGGGATCGATCTTCGCTAAGGCAGCGGACGCCCCCGCTTTGGTCACCGCCGCTTACAGGCTTGGACTGGCCTCGATCATATTGGTTCCCTGGGCGATGTTACACCATAGGGAGGATATAAAGGGGCTCACCTCCAAAGACTGGATCTATACCGTCGTCTCAGGAGGGGCACTGGCCATACACTTCGCCTCCTGGATATCCGCCTTACAGTACATATCCATAGCGAGCTGCGTCGTGCTGGTCAACACCTCTCCCCTCTGGGTCGCCCTTGCCGCCCCTTTTATCACCGGAGACAGGATAGACAAAAAAACCGCCATGGCTATATCCCTGGCGGTGGTAGGAGCTGTAATCATAGGATGGGGGGACTTTTCCACAGGCTCGGATGCCTGGAAAGGGGACGGTCTGGCCCTTTTAGGGGCCATAAGTCTGACTGTCTATCTGCTTCTAGGGAGGAAAGTCAGGGCCAAGGTATCCCTGATGCCCTACGTGGCGGTGTGTTACGGCTCGGCGGCAGCTTTTCTGTGGATAGCTCTCGTGCTGTCCTCCCTGCCGGTGAGCGGTTACTCCTGGCATACCTGGGGAGCTTTCTGGGGCATGGCGCTGATACCCCAAATCCTGGGACACTCAGCCTACAACTGGGCCCTTAGATGGGTCAATCCAGCGGTGGTGGCGGTAATGCTCCTTGGAGAGCCTATAGGCTCTTCGCTCATGGCGTGGGCCTTCTTCCACGAGGTGCCGGGCCCGGCGATAGTGCTAGGAGGCTGTTTCATCCTGATCGGAATATACATGACACAGAGGGCAAAGGTGTCCCCTGTCCCGGCTAAAGCGACTCCATAG
- a CDS encoding branched-chain amino acid ABC transporter substrate-binding protein, producing MRIICLVVVFFALFSVPSVATEVPPKIAFIGPLSGHDGHEGLAAKQAFLLAIKQVSDETGKEIVPVVMDDFADPDEAREVALMVASDISVMAVVAHYHSICAFATMDVFSAAKLPVIMWGAAHPGISEKGDPYIFQMVPILDDMVLSLGRLMFDRGLRSIALIGERSPYGRRFLSVMAPYLREIGVDVPLVIETSPMLPSYDHLADMVADVAPDGVAYGGFTHEGAMIKMALDRKGLSLAYGVDSSVGEELFCRYAGPAAEGTLGVLPLSPIYLPGGTAFLEGLYGLFPDAVPANYTALAYDAATVVAWSTYRGHDRGREGVREEIARYNGRGLTGLIGFDYLGRAVARPIGAFIVKGGRWLPLRGDGDG from the coding sequence GTGAGGATAATATGCTTGGTCGTGGTCTTTTTTGCACTTTTTTCCGTGCCCTCCGTCGCTACGGAGGTCCCTCCCAAAATAGCCTTTATAGGTCCTCTTTCCGGTCACGACGGTCACGAAGGATTGGCGGCTAAACAGGCATTTCTTCTGGCTATAAAACAGGTGTCCGACGAGACAGGAAAGGAGATCGTTCCGGTGGTGATGGACGACTTTGCCGATCCTGATGAGGCCCGTGAGGTAGCTCTGATGGTGGCTTCCGATATCTCCGTTATGGCTGTAGTGGCCCATTATCACAGTATCTGTGCCTTTGCGACTATGGACGTATTCTCCGCTGCTAAACTGCCTGTCATAATGTGGGGCGCCGCCCATCCTGGGATATCGGAAAAAGGGGATCCCTACATATTTCAGATGGTCCCTATTCTGGACGACATGGTCCTATCCCTGGGCAGGCTGATGTTCGACAGAGGGCTTAGATCCATCGCTCTCATAGGGGAGAGATCGCCTTACGGCAGAAGGTTCCTGTCGGTAATGGCCCCTTATCTCCGTGAGATAGGGGTGGACGTGCCTTTGGTTATAGAGACCTCTCCTATGCTCCCTTCCTACGATCATCTGGCGGACATGGTAGCCGATGTCGCTCCCGACGGGGTGGCCTACGGAGGTTTTACCCACGAAGGTGCCATGATAAAGATGGCCCTTGACAGGAAAGGGTTGTCGCTGGCCTATGGGGTGGACTCCTCGGTAGGCGAGGAGCTCTTCTGCCGATACGCTGGTCCTGCCGCAGAGGGGACATTAGGAGTGCTGCCTCTTTCGCCTATCTATCTTCCTGGAGGAACCGCTTTCCTGGAGGGGCTTTATGGCCTTTTTCCCGACGCTGTGCCGGCTAACTACACCGCTCTGGCTTATGACGCCGCTACGGTGGTCGCATGGTCCACTTACAGAGGTCATGACAGAGGCAGGGAAGGAGTACGGGAGGAGATTGCTCGGTACAACGGAAGGGGCCTCACCGGCCTGATAGGTTTCGACTATCTAGGGAGGGCGGTCGCCAGACCTATAGGGGCTTTTATCGTCAAAGGTGGCCGTTGGCTGCCTCTAAGAGGCGATGGGGATGGCTAG
- a CDS encoding HD domain-containing phosphohydrolase, with the protein MCKVLMVDDNYDNLVILRAILKAVAPECSSRFASSGEEALRIVAVDRPDVIILDILMPGMDGFEVCSRLKEDQGYSDIPVILLTAMDSSPENRTKGLKCGADAFLTKPVSEVELEAQMRALLGKKQQTAILKSDLQGLQKQVDKDRARLQFEGVKHRSIVDNLQDGVLLYDLSSGVPRLVEANSAASRLLSLSKGDIREGSLDLPMEGGEFFLDLEQEDKAGGSTPVEVRNRPFYVEGRPLVLQVVRDITDLRRLEVTLKENADHLAKALNRTIDVLSLAVEARDPYTAGHQRRVADLSKAMAQALLLDEAHVELIYRSALIHDVGKISVPVELLSKPSALSEVEFALIRQHPVTGYDIVNRIDLSREMTLAVRQHHERLDGTGYPDGLKGDQIIPEARILAVADVVEAMSSHRPYRPALGVEAALNEIGKGRGIVYDPDAVDACVHVIKEGLVIL; encoded by the coding sequence ATGTGTAAAGTTCTTATGGTGGACGATAACTACGATAATCTGGTTATACTGAGGGCTATCCTTAAGGCCGTCGCCCCCGAGTGCAGCTCTAGGTTTGCCTCCTCCGGTGAGGAGGCCCTTAGGATAGTCGCAGTGGACAGACCTGACGTGATTATCCTGGATATATTGATGCCCGGTATGGACGGTTTTGAGGTGTGCAGTCGACTGAAGGAAGACCAGGGTTATTCGGATATTCCGGTTATACTTCTGACCGCGATGGATTCGAGCCCGGAAAATCGCACCAAAGGGCTTAAGTGCGGTGCGGATGCCTTTTTGACCAAGCCTGTCTCGGAGGTGGAGCTTGAGGCCCAGATGAGGGCTTTGCTCGGCAAAAAACAGCAGACCGCGATCCTCAAATCCGATCTACAAGGCCTTCAGAAACAGGTGGACAAGGACAGGGCTAGGCTTCAGTTTGAGGGTGTAAAACACCGATCCATAGTGGACAACCTCCAGGACGGGGTTCTCCTCTACGACCTCTCCTCCGGCGTACCTAGGCTGGTGGAGGCTAACTCCGCCGCTTCCAGGCTTCTCTCCCTATCGAAAGGGGATATAAGAGAGGGCTCTTTGGATTTACCTATGGAGGGAGGAGAGTTTTTCCTTGATCTGGAGCAGGAGGATAAAGCGGGAGGAAGCACCCCTGTAGAGGTCAGAAATCGCCCCTTTTACGTGGAGGGGAGGCCGCTGGTACTCCAGGTGGTTCGAGATATCACCGACCTCCGTAGGCTTGAGGTTACATTAAAAGAAAATGCCGATCATCTGGCTAAGGCGTTGAACAGGACTATAGACGTCCTGTCTCTGGCGGTGGAGGCTAGAGACCCTTACACCGCAGGCCATCAGAGGCGAGTCGCCGATCTATCGAAAGCCATGGCCCAGGCTTTATTGCTGGATGAAGCCCACGTAGAGCTTATCTACCGATCCGCCCTTATCCACGATGTGGGAAAGATATCCGTCCCGGTGGAGCTTTTAAGCAAGCCGTCGGCTCTGTCGGAGGTGGAGTTTGCCCTGATACGCCAGCACCCCGTGACGGGATACGATATAGTAAACCGAATTGACCTGTCTCGGGAGATGACCCTGGCGGTGAGACAGCATCATGAGAGGCTTGACGGTACCGGATACCCTGACGGTCTCAAAGGGGATCAGATAATCCCTGAGGCCAGGATTCTTGCGGTTGCTGACGTGGTTGAGGCCATGTCATCCCACAGGCCCTACAGGCCCGCTCTAGGGGTCGAGGCCGCTTTGAACGAGATAGGCAAAGGCAGGGGGATCGTCTACGACCCCGATGCGGTCGATGCCTGTGTTCACGTCATAAAAGAGGGTTTAGTTATCCTCTGA
- a CDS encoding ATP-binding protein: protein MARKFMSSIGAKLLIWFAIIGLIPMISAVTVTSLRRVHSIKEEAMSKLEAIRDLKATQISQWLQERRSSFLSVASDSSLIQLVQSLEDRRSPEQRVLLMELRQLLRRHRRTSVDVDDFFLIDAPTGKVVASTNPADENKVVYGPFVEVPISLGQMWEQEVSRSPLTGALVLAFSSPIWGVDEREGEVLFVLGARIYAEKSLFRILSDRTGLGYSGETIIINGERTVLSELRWSDNAPLNFKLRSEPASLASEGFSGVMEAMDYRGVSVISAYGPIGGTDWGLLTEQDLSELMATVRKSMVEVGVVLGFSVLMVCLVSFWVARGYAGPVEVMIGAARRFREGDLAARNGISRNDELGQLAREFDSVSAALESKVIAMERSSATINSLMEIKSEIEFAESLLRRLIEDGIPRFGAVYGTDGSTFSPLFTVGLAWPYRSFSGEALEGELGFVLSFPGKWHCYSVTEDTVFTLKGFLGDILPKEVVSLAVLVDGKPYMVVVLGSTTGFSSDYLSYLEMLISPLSALAANLDHIGRREAMTIELQAQNDEIQSQRDRIMEADRLKGQFLSNVSHELRTPLNSILALSRLMLRPQSSLGDDEREYMSIIERNGGNLLELINDVLDLSKIEAGRVELFPEEFELSQEVAHIVRSMDPLAKEKGLVIRGDIPYIMVYMDRSRLRQIMVNLLGNAIKFTDRGSIDLTGHTEGGYVALEVIDTGIGISSDDIPYIFDEFRQGDGSISRQHGGTGLGLAIVSRLVRLMGGSISVDSSPGEGTRFSITLPFSSS from the coding sequence ATGGCTAGAAAATTCATGTCCAGCATAGGTGCTAAGCTACTGATATGGTTCGCCATTATAGGACTAATACCTATGATATCGGCGGTGACGGTGACATCTCTCAGGAGGGTTCACTCCATAAAGGAAGAAGCTATGTCCAAACTGGAGGCTATAAGGGACCTCAAGGCCACCCAGATCTCTCAGTGGCTTCAGGAAAGACGATCGAGCTTTCTGTCGGTGGCCTCGGACAGCTCTCTGATCCAGCTGGTTCAATCCCTTGAGGATAGAAGGTCGCCGGAACAGAGGGTTCTTCTGATGGAGCTGAGGCAACTTCTTCGGCGACACAGAAGAACCTCGGTGGATGTGGACGATTTCTTTTTGATAGACGCTCCTACTGGAAAGGTAGTGGCTTCCACAAACCCCGCCGACGAGAACAAGGTCGTTTACGGTCCTTTCGTAGAGGTCCCGATATCTTTGGGCCAAATGTGGGAGCAGGAGGTAAGCCGATCCCCTCTGACAGGTGCCCTGGTTCTAGCCTTCTCCTCTCCCATCTGGGGGGTGGATGAGAGGGAGGGAGAGGTGCTGTTCGTCCTGGGGGCCAGGATATACGCAGAGAAGTCCCTTTTTCGGATACTCTCCGACAGAACAGGGCTGGGTTATTCCGGCGAGACCATCATAATTAACGGAGAGAGGACGGTTCTCAGCGAGCTCCGTTGGAGCGACAACGCCCCCCTTAACTTTAAGCTCCGGTCCGAGCCCGCCTCCCTGGCGTCGGAGGGATTTTCCGGGGTAATGGAGGCGATGGATTATCGAGGGGTTTCGGTCATATCCGCCTACGGTCCAATCGGTGGTACCGACTGGGGGCTTCTAACCGAACAGGATCTCTCGGAGCTTATGGCTACGGTCAGAAAGTCGATGGTCGAGGTGGGAGTCGTCCTGGGATTCTCCGTCCTGATGGTCTGTTTGGTGTCTTTCTGGGTGGCTAGAGGTTACGCTGGTCCGGTGGAGGTTATGATCGGTGCGGCCCGTCGCTTCAGAGAGGGTGATCTTGCCGCCCGAAACGGTATCTCTCGGAATGATGAGCTAGGGCAACTGGCCAGAGAGTTCGACTCAGTGTCCGCGGCACTCGAGTCCAAGGTTATAGCTATGGAGAGATCATCTGCCACTATAAATTCCCTTATGGAGATAAAATCGGAGATCGAATTTGCGGAGAGTCTTTTAAGAAGACTCATTGAGGACGGTATACCTCGTTTCGGGGCGGTTTACGGTACCGATGGATCGACGTTTAGTCCTCTGTTCACCGTAGGGCTGGCATGGCCTTACCGATCCTTCAGCGGCGAGGCTCTGGAGGGAGAGCTCGGTTTCGTCCTGTCCTTCCCGGGTAAATGGCACTGTTATTCCGTAACCGAGGACACAGTCTTTACGTTAAAGGGTTTTCTCGGGGATATCCTCCCTAAAGAGGTGGTCTCCTTAGCGGTGTTAGTCGACGGAAAACCCTATATGGTCGTCGTCCTGGGATCTACAACAGGTTTCTCGTCCGATTACCTCTCCTACTTGGAAATGCTGATCAGCCCTCTTTCCGCTCTGGCGGCTAACTTGGACCATATAGGCAGGAGGGAGGCTATGACCATAGAGCTACAGGCACAAAACGACGAAATTCAATCCCAGAGGGACAGGATCATGGAGGCCGATCGACTCAAAGGGCAGTTTCTCTCGAACGTCAGCCACGAACTCAGAACTCCTCTTAATTCTATATTAGCCCTGTCTAGGCTGATGTTACGCCCTCAGTCCTCTTTAGGGGACGATGAGAGGGAGTATATGTCCATAATAGAGAGAAACGGCGGGAATCTATTGGAACTGATCAACGATGTACTGGATCTGTCGAAGATAGAGGCAGGGAGGGTGGAGCTTTTCCCCGAGGAGTTTGAGCTTTCTCAGGAAGTTGCCCACATAGTCAGATCTATGGATCCTCTGGCGAAGGAAAAGGGTCTGGTCATAAGAGGGGATATACCGTATATAATGGTATATATGGACAGGTCTCGGCTTCGCCAGATCATGGTCAACCTTTTAGGTAACGCCATTAAGTTTACCGATCGTGGATCTATCGACCTTACCGGCCACACCGAAGGGGGCTACGTAGCCCTTGAGGTCATAGACACAGGCATAGGGATCTCCTCCGATGACATTCCCTATATTTTTGACGAGTTCCGTCAAGGCGATGGATCGATCTCCAGGCAGCACGGTGGAACGGGCCTTGGATTGGCCATCGTCAGTCGACTTGTCCGACTTATGGGAGGTTCCATATCGGTGGACAGCTCTCCCGGGGAGGGAACTCGTTTCTCCATTACCCTTCCCTTTTCTTCGTCGTGA
- a CDS encoding histidinol-phosphate transaminase — translation MDWKKLIPQGLKDTKTELYFNCVENRPVSVDCGLGYSPIGAPEKVKSAFGPLFGDDLSRYIPPSERLARPVRDFWGGLVDEEELVFANGTDTILVVLAKALAAPGGKVLGMAPQFTDGPVHFQLSGCDFLAVPLRAPEYRIEINDLLEALDDSISLVYIDRPHNPTGQLMDLKDLDRLISAANDVGAMVIVDEAYGDFVPEETSCLNLSHKNLICLRTFSKGWGMAGVRGGYAVFRDPYARELYLRVSPPFTVDALGFSSIPMALEEGKKFLPSMRTEIAKLKDHVIKEIESTSEFSVAHTCMSVAIMMVTYDGPINLYDSLMDQGIKTAPGSGFLGIGDNSVRLRVPPEEQMEKFIARWRATVKGLRG, via the coding sequence ATGGACTGGAAAAAACTTATTCCCCAGGGCTTGAAGGATACAAAGACAGAGCTCTATTTCAACTGCGTCGAGAATCGACCGGTTTCGGTTGACTGTGGGCTGGGCTACAGCCCGATAGGAGCACCGGAGAAGGTCAAATCTGCTTTCGGGCCTCTCTTTGGAGACGATCTATCCCGGTACATCCCCCCTTCCGAACGGCTGGCAAGGCCTGTTCGGGATTTCTGGGGAGGGCTGGTCGACGAGGAGGAACTGGTCTTCGCCAACGGCACCGACACCATATTGGTGGTCCTGGCCAAGGCCCTGGCCGCACCGGGGGGGAAGGTATTAGGCATGGCCCCTCAGTTCACCGACGGCCCGGTTCACTTTCAGCTCTCAGGCTGTGACTTCCTGGCGGTGCCGTTGCGGGCACCGGAGTACAGGATAGAGATCAACGATCTCCTGGAGGCCCTTGACGACTCTATATCGTTGGTCTACATAGACAGGCCACACAACCCCACAGGACAGCTAATGGACCTTAAAGACCTTGATCGGCTGATCTCCGCAGCGAACGACGTCGGGGCGATGGTCATAGTGGACGAGGCCTACGGTGATTTCGTCCCTGAGGAGACCTCCTGCCTTAACCTGAGCCATAAAAACCTCATCTGTCTCAGAACTTTTTCCAAAGGGTGGGGAATGGCAGGGGTAAGAGGAGGATACGCCGTCTTCCGAGATCCCTACGCCAGAGAGCTATATCTGAGGGTAAGCCCCCCTTTTACCGTGGACGCACTGGGTTTTTCGTCCATACCTATGGCCTTGGAGGAGGGCAAAAAGTTCCTCCCCTCCATGAGAACGGAGATAGCCAAACTAAAGGATCATGTTATAAAAGAAATAGAGTCGACCTCTGAATTCTCCGTAGCCCACACCTGTATGTCCGTAGCGATCATGATGGTAACCTACGATGGGCCGATAAACCTCTACGACAGCCTGATGGATCAGGGCATAAAGACCGCACCGGGATCGGGATTTTTGGGTATAGGAGACAACTCGGTCCGTCTAAGGGTGCCCCCTGAGGAGCAGATGGAGAAGTTTATCGCCCGGTGGAGGGCGACGGTCAAGGGCCTCAGAGGATAA